A region of Pempheris klunzingeri isolate RE-2024b chromosome 15, fPemKlu1.hap1, whole genome shotgun sequence DNA encodes the following proteins:
- the ptger4c gene encoding prostaglandin E receptor 4 (subtype EP4) c — MINDTLTFGELDTNVSEPLPPLSLSQNHSGFPALRLESKSLIISATMFGVGVLGNLIAIVVLCISKKEQKETTFYTLVCGMAITDLLGTCFTSPVVIATYVANRWPGGTLLCHFFSFSMLFFGSAGMSILCAMAVERYLAINHAYFYSQHIDRTMARFALLVTYLVNIVLCIMPSFGFGQHVRHFPGTWCFLDWRAMDPLGACYSFLYGGVMVVLIAVTVVCNLAVCKSLVGMNQRAGIVRTDVCEQGGSRRRFPRLPSVTSAAEIQMFWLLILMTIVFLVCSIPLVVRIFVNQLYDPAYISAGGKPDYRGDMLAIRFASFNPILDPWVYILCRKNLLLKGCEKLKRTVARVKGGHGDKVGWVGGQHSPPSLNSNDTSYASLRTASDRNEVEHRVSIKNKSFTDFAMRQAWEYDTSRVNFHPFSAESTAVLGCEEKAAADSRQQVAAKSCPGRSATPLLSAQDRRVDIVTCTFSTPSSCQSVKCL, encoded by the exons atgaTCAACGACACTCTCACGTTTGGAGAACTGGACACGAACGTATCCGAGCCGCTGCCGCCTCTCTCCCTCAGCCAAAACCACAGTGGGTTCCCTGCGCTCCGGCTGGAGTCCAAATCTCTGATCATTTCAGCCACCATGTTTGGCGTGGGAGTCCTGGGGAACCTCATCGCCATAGTTGTGCTATGTATCTCCAAAAAGGAGCAGAAGGAAACCACTTTCTACACTCTGGTCTGCGGGATGGCCATCACGGACCTGCTGGGAACGTGCTTCACCAGCCCCGTGGTGATCGCCACATATGTGGCCAACCGCTGGCCTGGAGGAACGCTGCTCTGccacttcttctctttctccatgcTCTTCTTCGGCTCGGCCGGGATGTCCATCCTGTGCGCCATGGCTGTGGAACGATACTTGGCCATAAACCACGCGTATTTCTACTCCCAGCACATAGACCGGACAATGGCGCGCTTTGCGCTCCTGGTCACCTACCTGGTCAACATTGTGCTGTGCATTATGCCCAGTTTTGGCTTCGGGCAGCACGTCAGGCACTTTCCCGGGACTTGGTGCTTCCTGGACTGGAGGGCGATGGATCCACTCGGAGCCTGCTACTCCTTCCTGTACGGCGGCGTGATGGTGGTGCTGATCGCAGTGACGGTTGTCTGTAATCTGGCGGTGTGCAAGTCGCTGGTGGGGATGAACCAGAGGGCAGGAATAGTCAGGACggatgtgtgtgagcagggaGGATCACGGCGCCGCTTCCCCAGGCTGCCGTCGGTCACCTCAGCGGCAGAGATCCAAATGTTCTGGCTTCTCATCTTGATGACCATCGTCTTCCTGGTCTGCTCCATCCCTTTAGTG GTGCGGATCTTCGTTAACCAGCTATACGACCCTGCTTATATTTCTGCCGGGGGGAAGCCTGACTATCGGGGCGACATGCTGGCGATCCGTTTCGCCTCATTCAACCCCATATTAGACCCCTGGGTGTACATTTTGTGCCGGAAGAATCTGCTGCTAAAGGGCTGCGAGAAGCTGAAGAGGACAGTGGCTCGGGTTAAGGGTGGTCATGGTGACAAAGTCGGCTGGGTAGGAGGTCAGCACTCCCCCCCGTCTTTAAACAGCAATGACACCAGCTACGCGTCATTACGCACAGCCAGCGACAGGAACGAGGTGGAACACCGGGTGTCCATCAAGAACAAATCCTTTACAGACTTTGCAATGAGGCAAGCGTGGGAGTACGACACCTCCCGGGTCAACTTCCACCCGTTCAGCGCCGAGTCGACCGCGGTCCTGGGGTGTGAGGAGAAAGCAGCGGCCGACTCCAGACAGCAGGTGGCGGCCAAGTCGTGTCCAGGACGCAGCGCGACGCCGCTTCTCTCTGCGCAAGACAGAAGAGTGGACATCGTCACCTGCACGTTCAGCACACCGAGTTCATGTCAGTCGGTGAAATGCCTCTGA